Proteins encoded by one window of Salvia splendens isolate huo1 chromosome 7, SspV2, whole genome shotgun sequence:
- the LOC121811296 gene encoding probable serine/threonine-protein kinase PBL7 has translation MGCFSCAGSSHKKQYKKKKLAINDRDDGHARTPSDGSLSPSSDAGSDVVEARNFALADLVAATENFKDGNFLGEGGFGPVYKGRLPGGKIVAIKQLDRNGAQGIREFVAEVLTLSNADHSNLVKLIGYCAEGEQRLLVYEYMPLGCLQDLLHDIYPGSEVLDWNSRMKIAAGAAEGLEYLHTKMSPPIIYRDLKCSNILLREGYNAKLSDFGLAKEGPCGDKTHVSTRVMGTYGYCAPDYAMTGQLNFKSDIYSFGVVLLEILTGRRAVDYTKSGPGQNLVDWARPLFKDRKRFHEMADPALEGHYPVRGLYQALAIAAMCIQEQPNVRPNIGDIVKALKYLASQHYDQHNASPYTRRNKSVTGYEHEAEIITKPEDE, from the exons ATGGGGTGTTTCTCGTGCGCAGGATCCTCTCACAAGAAgcaatataaaaagaaaaaattggcCATCAACGACAGAGATGATGGTCATGCACGAACCCCGTCGG ATGGCAGCTTGAGTCCTAGCTCTGATGCGGGGAGTGATGTCGTTGAAGCGAGGAACTTCGCCCTTGCTGACTTAGTTGCCGCAACAGAGAATTTCAAGGATGGAAATTTTCTGGGTGAGGGAGGATTTGGACCAGTCTATAAAGGTCGTTTACCCGGAGGCAAG ATTGTGGCTATTAAGCAACTTGATCGCAATGGCGCTCAAGGAATTAGGGAATTTGTGGCCGAAGTTTTAACACTAAGTAACGCAGATCACTCTAATCTTGTCAAACTAATAGGCTATTGTGCCGAGGGAGAGCAGAGGTTGTTAGTCTATGAATATATGCCCCTAGGTTGTTTGCAGGACCTTTTACATG ACATCTACCCCGGCAGTGAGGTCCTCGACTGGAATAGCAGAATGAAGATAGCAGCGGGGGCAGCAGAAGGGTTGGAGTATTTGCATACAAAGATGTCGCCACCAATAATATACCGAGATTTGAAGTGTTCCAACATATTGCTCAGGGAGGGATATAATGCCAAACTATCGGACTTTGGTTTAGCGAAGGAGGGGCCGTGTGGAGACAAAACTCATGTTTCCACGAGAGTGATGGGCACGTATGGATACTGTGCTCCTGATTATGCCATGACTGGCCAACTCAACTTCAAGTCGGATATCTATAGCTTCGGTGTAGTTCTTTTGGAGATCTTGACAGGAAGGAGAGCTGTCGACTATACAAAATCTGGTCCCGGGCAAAATCTAGTTGATTGG GCACGGCCGCTATTCAAAGACAGGAAGAGGTTCCACGAGATGGCAGATCCGGCTCTGGAGGGGCACTATCCGGTGAGGGGGTTGTACCAAGCCCTCGCGATCGCTGCAATGTGCATCCAAGAGCAGCCTAACGTAAGGCCGAACATTGGAGACATCGTCAAGGCGCTCAAGTATCTAGCTTCGCAGCATTACGATCAACACAATGCCAGCCCTTATACGAGAAGGAATAAATCTGTCACCGGATATGAACATGAAGCTGAGATCATCACCAAACCGGAGGATGAGTAA